From one Mobula hypostoma chromosome 28, sMobHyp1.1, whole genome shotgun sequence genomic stretch:
- the LOC134339073 gene encoding histone H2B type 1-B-like isoform X1, which translates to MPQPDLNVPAPKKGAKKALPKPSGKSGKKRRRLRKESYSIYIYKVMKQVHPDTGISSKAMGIMNSFVNDIFERIAGEASRLAHYNKRSTISSREIQTAVRLLLPGELAKHAVSEGTKAVTKYTSSK; encoded by the exons atgccccaACCAGACTTGAATGTA CCCGCTCCCAAGAAGGGCGCTAAGAAAGCGCTGCCAAAACCATCAGGCAAGTCTGGCAAGAAGCGCAGGAGGCTGAGGAAGGAGAGTTACTCCATCTATATCTACAAAGTGATGAAGCAGGTTCATCCCGACACCGGCATCTCCTCCAAGGCCATGGGCATCATGAACTCGTTCGTGAACGATATTTTCGAGCGCATCGCTGGCGAGGCTTCCCGCTTAGCCCATTACAACAAGCGGTCGACCATCAGTTCTCGGGAGATCCAGACCGCAGTGCGCCTACTGCTGCCCGGGGAGCTGGCCAAGCACGCCGTGTCGGAAGGGACAAAGGCAGTGACCAAGTACACCAGCTCCAAGTGA
- the LOC134339122 gene encoding histone H2B 1/2-like, with protein sequence MPDQKPAPKKGAKKALPKPSGKTGKKRRRLRKESYSIYIYKVMKQVHPDTGISSKAMSIMNSFVNDIFERIAGEASRLAHYNKRSTISSREIQTAVRLLLPGELAKHAVSEGTKAVTKYTSSK encoded by the coding sequence ATGCCCGATCAGAAGCCTGCTCCCAAGAAGGGCGCTAAGAAAGCGCTGCCGAAACCATCAGGCAAGACTGGCAAGAAGCGCAGGAGGCTGAGGAAGGAGAGTTACTCCATCTATATCTACAAAGTGATGAAGCAGGTTCACCCCGATACCGGCATCTCCTCCAAGGCCATGAGCATCATGAACTCGTTCGTGAATGATATTTTCGAGCGCATCGCTGGCGAGGCTTCCCGCTTAGCCCATTACAACAAGCGATCCACCATCAGCTCTCGGGAGATCCAGACCGCAGTGCGCCTGCTGCTGCCCGGGGAGCTGGCCAAGCACGCCGTGTCGGAGGGGACAAAGGCGGTGACCAAGTACACCAGCTCCAAGTGA
- the LOC134339123 gene encoding histone H2B 1/2-like — protein MPDQKPAPKKGAKKALPKPSGKAGKKRRRLRKESYSIYIYKVMKQVHPDTGISSKAMSIMNSFVNDIFERIAGEASRLAHYNKRSTISSREIQTAVRLLLPGELAKHAVSEGTKAVTKYTSSK, from the coding sequence ATGCCCGATCAGAAGCCTGCTCCCAAGAAGGGCGCTAAGAAAGCGCTGCCGAAACCATCAGGTAAGGCTGGCAAGAAGCGCAGGAGACTGAGGAAGGAGAGTTACTCCATCTATATCTACAAAGTGATGAAGCAGGTTCACCCCGACACCGGCATCTCCTCCAAGGCCATGAGCATCATGAATTCTTTCGTGAACGACATTTTCGAGCGCATCGCTGGCGAGGCTTCCCGCTTAGCCCATTACAACAAGCGATCCACCATCAGCTCCCGGGAGATCCAGACCGCCGTGCGCCTGCTGCTCCCCGGGGAGCTGGCCAAGCACGCCGTGTCGGAGGGGACAAAGGCAGTGACCAAGTACACCAGCTCCAAGTGA
- the LOC134339073 gene encoding histone H2B 1/2-like isoform X3, producing the protein MPDQKPAPKKGAKKALPKPSGKSGKKRRRLRKESYSIYIYKVMKQVHPDTGISSKAMGIMNSFVNDIFERIAGEASRLAHYNKRSTISSREIQTAVRLLLPGELAKHAVSEGTKAVTKYTSSK; encoded by the coding sequence ATGCCCGATCAGAAGCCCGCTCCCAAGAAGGGCGCTAAGAAAGCGCTGCCAAAACCATCAGGCAAGTCTGGCAAGAAGCGCAGGAGGCTGAGGAAGGAGAGTTACTCCATCTATATCTACAAAGTGATGAAGCAGGTTCATCCCGACACCGGCATCTCCTCCAAGGCCATGGGCATCATGAACTCGTTCGTGAACGATATTTTCGAGCGCATCGCTGGCGAGGCTTCCCGCTTAGCCCATTACAACAAGCGGTCGACCATCAGTTCTCGGGAGATCCAGACCGCAGTGCGCCTACTGCTGCCCGGGGAGCTGGCCAAGCACGCCGTGTCGGAAGGGACAAAGGCAGTGACCAAGTACACCAGCTCCAAGTGA
- the LOC134339073 gene encoding histone H2B type 1-B-like isoform X2 produces the protein MPQPDLNKPAPKKGAKKALPKPSGKSGKKRRRLRKESYSIYIYKVMKQVHPDTGISSKAMGIMNSFVNDIFERIAGEASRLAHYNKRSTISSREIQTAVRLLLPGELAKHAVSEGTKAVTKYTSSK, from the exons atgccccaACCAGACTTGAAT AAGCCCGCTCCCAAGAAGGGCGCTAAGAAAGCGCTGCCAAAACCATCAGGCAAGTCTGGCAAGAAGCGCAGGAGGCTGAGGAAGGAGAGTTACTCCATCTATATCTACAAAGTGATGAAGCAGGTTCATCCCGACACCGGCATCTCCTCCAAGGCCATGGGCATCATGAACTCGTTCGTGAACGATATTTTCGAGCGCATCGCTGGCGAGGCTTCCCGCTTAGCCCATTACAACAAGCGGTCGACCATCAGTTCTCGGGAGATCCAGACCGCAGTGCGCCTACTGCTGCCCGGGGAGCTGGCCAAGCACGCCGTGTCGGAAGGGACAAAGGCAGTGACCAAGTACACCAGCTCCAAGTGA
- the LOC134338671 gene encoding histone H2B 1/2-like, with translation MPEQKPAPKKGAKKALPKPSGKSGKKRRRLRKESYSIYIYKVMKQVHPDTGISSKAMSIMNSFVNDIFERIAGEASRLAHYNKRSTISSREIQTAVRLLLPGELAKHAVSEGTKAVTKYTSSK, from the coding sequence ATGCCCGAGCAGAAGCCCGCTCCCAAGAAGGGTGCTAAGAAAGCGCTGCCGAAACCATCAGGCAAGTCTGGCAAGAAGCGCAGGAGGCTGAGGAAGGAGAGTTACTCCATCTATATCTACAAAGTGATGAAGCAGGTTCATCCCGACACCGGCATCTCCTCCAAGGCTATGAGCATCATGAACTCGTTCGTGAACGATATTTTCGAGCGCATCGCTGGCGAGGCCTCCCGCCTAGCCCATTACAACAAGCGTTCGACCATCAGCTCTCGGGAGATCCAGACCGCAGTGCGCCTGCTGCTGCCCGGGGAGCTGGCCAAGCACGCCGTGTCGGAAGGGACAAAGGCAGTGACCAAGTACACCAGCTCCAAGTGA